The following coding sequences are from one Primulina eburnea isolate SZY01 chromosome 15, ASM2296580v1, whole genome shotgun sequence window:
- the LOC140814803 gene encoding pentatricopeptide repeat-containing protein At5g43790 isoform X2: protein MKSVSPKSNHPVLHLLRRCKTLDTFKQVHAQMITTGLILHTYPVSRVLYFSSSLAPVTYTLTIFNLVLNPSIFLYNTLVSSLTREDHVQIALSIYSRILTHSSVKPNNYTYPSLFKAFGSHQWLEEGKSLHVHVLKFLGSPIDKFIQASLVNFYSRCGKVGLARYIFNRIWEPDLATWNSMLSAYARNDTFSLVDNIHGNTGFSLEVLSLFSSMQKSLLEPNEVTLVALITACADIGALSQACQLFKQLACRDAFCFNAMIRGLAIHGRGNEALGLFRRMIRESFAPDDTTILSVMNACSHVGLVEEGRKYFKSMKSVYRLEPKIEHYCCLVDLLGRAGLVEDAEEIVLSMSMKPNAILWRSLLGAARVHGNVDIGEIALRKLLELEPETSGSYVLLSNMYAFLNRWEDVNRLRSLMKRLGIDKTPGSSIVEVNGSMHEFLIGDKSHPKAKDIYLKLEEMNKKLQEFGHLPRTRDVLFDIEDEEREEALSHHSERLAISFALLESNACVPIRIIKNLRVCVDCHSCTKLFSKIYMREIIVRDRTRFHHFKNGTCSCLDYW, encoded by the exons ATGAAATCAGTAAGCCCAAAATCAAACCATCCAGTCCTTCATCTCTTACGACGATGCAAGACATTGGATACTTTCAAACAGGTCCATGCTCAAATGATCACAACCGGCCTCATCCTCCACACATATCCTGTCAGCCGCGTTCTCTACTTTTCTTCCTCTCTAGCTCCTGTAACCTACACACTAACCATATTCAACCTAGTCTTGAACCCAAGTATCTTTCTCTATAACACCCTTGTTTCTTCCCTCACTCGAGAAGATCATGTTCAAATCGCGTTGTCTATCTATTCTCGCATTCTGACTCACTCCAGTGTCAAACCAAATAACTACACCTACCCTTCACTCTTCAAGGCTTTTGGGTCCCATCAATGGCTTGAAGAAGGCAAATCCCTACATGTACATGTCTTAAAATTTCTTGGTTCCCCTATCGACAAATTCATTCAAGCTTCGCTGGTTAATTTTTATTCCAGATGTGGCAAAGTAGGTCTTGCTAGATATATATTCAATCGAATTTGGGAACCCGATTTGGCGACATGGAACTCTATGCTATCAGCTTATGCACGTAATGATACGTTTAGTTTAGTTGATAATATACATGGAAATACTGGTTTTTCTCTGGAGGTTTTGAGTTTGTTCAGCTCCATGCAAAAGTCTCTTTTGGAGCCAAATGAAGTAACTTTAGTTGCTTTAATCACTGCATGTGCTGATATAGGTGCTCTCAGTCAAG CTTGCCAGTTGTTCAAACAGTTGGCATGTAGGGATGCATTTTGTTTCAATGCCATGATTAGAGGACTTGCAATCCATGGTCGTGGGAATGAGGCACTTGGTTTGTTTCGGAGAATGATACGAGAGAGTTTTGCCCCTGATGATACAACAATACTATCAGTAATGAATGCTTGCTCGCATGTAGGATTGGTGGAAGAAGGACGTAAATATTTCAAGTCAATGAAAAGTGTATATAGACTTGAGCCTAAGATTGAGCACTATTGTTGCCTAGTGGATCTTCTGGGCCGAGCTGGGCTTGTTGAGGATGCTGAGGAAATAGTTTTGTCCATGTCTATGAAGCCTAATGCCATTTTGTGGAGATCTTTGCTCGGGGCTGCTAGAGTTCATGGGAATGTAGATATTGGTGAAATTGCATTGAGGAAACTATTAGAATTAGAACCCGAAACTAGTGGGAGTTATGTGCTTTTATCGAATATGTATGCATTTTTGAACAGGTGGGAAGATGTTAATCGACTACGATCATTGATGAAACGTCTTGGCATTGACAAAACTCCTGGAAGTAGCATAGTTGAGGTGAATGGTTCAATGCATGAGTTCCTCATTGGTGACAAGAGTCATCCAAAAGCGAAAGATATATACTTAAAGCTCGAAGAAATGAATAAAAAGTTACAAGAATTTGGTCATCTTCCAAGAACTCGAGACGTGTTGTTTGACATTGAAGATGAAGAAAGGGAAGAAGCTCTTTCGCATCACAGCGAAAGGCTAGCTATATCGTTTGCTCTTCTGGAATCCAATGCTTGTGTGCCTATCAGGATTATAAAGAATCTCCGGGTTTGTGTGGATTGCCATTCTTGTACTAAGCTTTTTTCGAAAATATATATGAGAGAGATTATAGTAAGAGACAGAACCAGGTTTCATCACTTCAAGAACGGAACTTGTTCTTGTTTGGATTACTGGTAG
- the LOC140814803 gene encoding pentatricopeptide repeat-containing protein At5g43790 isoform X1, producing MKSVSPKSNHPVLHLLRRCKTLDTFKQVHAQMITTGLILHTYPVSRVLYFSSSLAPVTYTLTIFNLVLNPSIFLYNTLVSSLTREDHVQIALSIYSRILTHSSVKPNNYTYPSLFKAFGSHQWLEEGKSLHVHVLKFLGSPIDKFIQASLVNFYSRCGKVGLARYIFNRIWEPDLATWNSMLSAYARNDTFSLVDNIHGNTGFSLEVLSLFSSMQKSLLEPNEVTLVALITACADIGALSQGTWAHVYVIRNNLSINHFIGTALITLYANSGCLDLACQLFKQLACRDAFCFNAMIRGLAIHGRGNEALGLFRRMIRESFAPDDTTILSVMNACSHVGLVEEGRKYFKSMKSVYRLEPKIEHYCCLVDLLGRAGLVEDAEEIVLSMSMKPNAILWRSLLGAARVHGNVDIGEIALRKLLELEPETSGSYVLLSNMYAFLNRWEDVNRLRSLMKRLGIDKTPGSSIVEVNGSMHEFLIGDKSHPKAKDIYLKLEEMNKKLQEFGHLPRTRDVLFDIEDEEREEALSHHSERLAISFALLESNACVPIRIIKNLRVCVDCHSCTKLFSKIYMREIIVRDRTRFHHFKNGTCSCLDYW from the coding sequence ATGAAATCAGTAAGCCCAAAATCAAACCATCCAGTCCTTCATCTCTTACGACGATGCAAGACATTGGATACTTTCAAACAGGTCCATGCTCAAATGATCACAACCGGCCTCATCCTCCACACATATCCTGTCAGCCGCGTTCTCTACTTTTCTTCCTCTCTAGCTCCTGTAACCTACACACTAACCATATTCAACCTAGTCTTGAACCCAAGTATCTTTCTCTATAACACCCTTGTTTCTTCCCTCACTCGAGAAGATCATGTTCAAATCGCGTTGTCTATCTATTCTCGCATTCTGACTCACTCCAGTGTCAAACCAAATAACTACACCTACCCTTCACTCTTCAAGGCTTTTGGGTCCCATCAATGGCTTGAAGAAGGCAAATCCCTACATGTACATGTCTTAAAATTTCTTGGTTCCCCTATCGACAAATTCATTCAAGCTTCGCTGGTTAATTTTTATTCCAGATGTGGCAAAGTAGGTCTTGCTAGATATATATTCAATCGAATTTGGGAACCCGATTTGGCGACATGGAACTCTATGCTATCAGCTTATGCACGTAATGATACGTTTAGTTTAGTTGATAATATACATGGAAATACTGGTTTTTCTCTGGAGGTTTTGAGTTTGTTCAGCTCCATGCAAAAGTCTCTTTTGGAGCCAAATGAAGTAACTTTAGTTGCTTTAATCACTGCATGTGCTGATATAGGTGCTCTCAGTCAAGGTACCTGGGCGCATGTTTATGTGATTAGAAATAATCTTAGCATCAATCACTTTATTGGCACGGCACTAATTACTTTGTATGCCAATTCTGGCTGTCTTGATTTAGCTTGCCAGTTGTTCAAACAGTTGGCATGTAGGGATGCATTTTGTTTCAATGCCATGATTAGAGGACTTGCAATCCATGGTCGTGGGAATGAGGCACTTGGTTTGTTTCGGAGAATGATACGAGAGAGTTTTGCCCCTGATGATACAACAATACTATCAGTAATGAATGCTTGCTCGCATGTAGGATTGGTGGAAGAAGGACGTAAATATTTCAAGTCAATGAAAAGTGTATATAGACTTGAGCCTAAGATTGAGCACTATTGTTGCCTAGTGGATCTTCTGGGCCGAGCTGGGCTTGTTGAGGATGCTGAGGAAATAGTTTTGTCCATGTCTATGAAGCCTAATGCCATTTTGTGGAGATCTTTGCTCGGGGCTGCTAGAGTTCATGGGAATGTAGATATTGGTGAAATTGCATTGAGGAAACTATTAGAATTAGAACCCGAAACTAGTGGGAGTTATGTGCTTTTATCGAATATGTATGCATTTTTGAACAGGTGGGAAGATGTTAATCGACTACGATCATTGATGAAACGTCTTGGCATTGACAAAACTCCTGGAAGTAGCATAGTTGAGGTGAATGGTTCAATGCATGAGTTCCTCATTGGTGACAAGAGTCATCCAAAAGCGAAAGATATATACTTAAAGCTCGAAGAAATGAATAAAAAGTTACAAGAATTTGGTCATCTTCCAAGAACTCGAGACGTGTTGTTTGACATTGAAGATGAAGAAAGGGAAGAAGCTCTTTCGCATCACAGCGAAAGGCTAGCTATATCGTTTGCTCTTCTGGAATCCAATGCTTGTGTGCCTATCAGGATTATAAAGAATCTCCGGGTTTGTGTGGATTGCCATTCTTGTACTAAGCTTTTTTCGAAAATATATATGAGAGAGATTATAGTAAGAGACAGAACCAGGTTTCATCACTTCAAGAACGGAACTTGTTCTTGTTTGGATTACTGGTAG